The genomic interval GTTCTTTATTCTTGCCTTTGATGCGTCAGATAATTCGATACGGTATAAGAGGTCCAGTGCGTCCTGGATCAGCGCAACAGGATTGGAAGGGTCAGAGAATTTCTCGGTGAAAGCCAGTACATCGATCTTTACACCACCAAAGCCACCGCTGCTAATGATGGAATCAGTCATCATGTTACGTTTGGGCAGGGTGTCTGTATTGATCCAGATCTCATGGTACTGCGGCGCCAGGTGATAGGCTTCCCAACCTGCTACCTGTGGAGGGTCTCCGATGTCCTGCAGCATGCTGGCGCAATGACGGCGGATGGCATCCAGCGACTCATGAGCCGCCATATAGTCTGCCGGGAATTCTATACCAAATTCACGTACCAGACCTACGGCAAATTCCATCGGGCTCTTGATCAGTGCTGACATATTCAGCGGATCGAAGAAGTGCTCACTCTTGAACAGGGCCTTAAGTACTGGCTTCAGTTCAAATTTGTTTGTACGGAAGATCTCTGCCAGTGGTGCGATCACATTCTGTTCAACGGCATCGTCTATCAGGTAATACACGAAGAAACGGTACAGTTTACGGCAGATGAACTTTGATACTTCCTGCTGAGCAAAAATGATATTCAGCAGGTCATCCAGTTCACTGGCTCCTTCAGCGCCTGTTTTACCAGTGATCTTAGCGTTATTATAGAAACTTGAGAATTCCTTGTTGGTGATCACGTGCTGTGTAGAATCAAAGTAAGACTCTATCGTCACCGGGTTGATCCTGTAACCTGTCAGCACGGTAGCGGTTGTCCTTACATCTTCTTCCGTATAAGCGGAATCAGGTCCTTTACCTACCGTGAAGAGTTCATGCAGCTCACGGCCATAGTTTTCATCCGGGCTTTCCTTTCCGTTCAGATAGCCGTTCAGGTATTTGAGCATCGCCGGATCGAGGGTCACAGCTTTGGTCAATGCCTTGAAATTGCCGGTAGCATTATTTCTCAGCATGACATTGTGCTTATATATGTAGCGGGCATCATTCACCATATCCATTTCTGTTGCGAAATGGTTATGCCAGAAGAGCACCATTTTTTCCTGGATACTGCGTGACTGGTCAATCATCACTTTCAGCCACCATGCTTTATAGGAAGACCATCTTTTCCGGTCAAGATCACCTTCTTCAGGAGGGGGAGCAGAATTCACCCAGGTAGCGCCGGGAGCGATACCAGTTTCGTCTTCTCCATATGTATTTACTGGTTGTGTGGTAACCGGGGTAATGGTATCAATCAATGCATCTACCGCTGCGTCCATACCCAGACCTTTCGCCCATGCTACATCTTCAATTGTAGAACCGAACATGGTGCGTTTCAGCAGGTGTACCGCCTGGGCAGTACCAAATTCTCCCGTATATGCTGTAATGCCAGAATCAGTACGAAAGCCAGTAGTCTTCGCTTTGACTGCTGTTTGCTGGCGTTGGGCAGGAAGCGTAAGGAATTGTCTGCGATCCATAGATAGTATGATATGGTTGTATTGATATATAGGGAAAAATGATTAACGTAGGCTATTACACAGGTCCCATTTGCGGATCCAAATTAATAAAAACTTTAATTCAAGCAGATTATTTTATTTGTTACCTGATACTCAAAAAGAAAAGGGGTTGACTACCATTTATTTAGTCAACCCCTACTCAGTATTGTTCTCTTTTACTATAATCTCTCGATGACACCGGCAATGCCTTGTCCGCCGCCGACACAGGCTGTAACAACGCCATATTTCTTATCAAGGCGTTTCAGATCGCTGAGTATCTGTACTGTGAGCTTCGCGCCGGTACAACCCAGCGGATGCCCCAATGCGATGGCCCCGCCATTGATATTCACCAGGTCAGGATCCATGCCCAGTTCACGGATCACCGCTACCGACTGGGAGGCAAAAGCCTCATTCAGTTCCACCAGGTCAATGTCATTCAGCGACTTACCTGCCTGTTTCAGGGCTTTCGGGATAGCGGCTACCGGTCCGATGCCCATGATACGCGGGTGTACTCCTGCGGAAGAACAGGCTACCAGCCGGCCGATAGGCTGCAGGTTCAGCTCTTTCACCATGGTTTCGCTCATCACGATGACAAAGGCCGCGCCGTCTGAGGTCTGGGAAGAGTTACCTGCTGTAACACTGCCCCCGGCAGCAAATACCGGTTTCAGTTTAGCCAGCGCTTCGGGAGAAGTATCCGCTCTCGGACCTTCATCTGTATCTACCGTGTAAGTGCGGGTTTGTTTACGGCCCTTTTCGTCCACATATACTTCGTTAACAGCTATCGGGAGGATACCTTCCTTAAAATAGCCGTTCTGGATAGCTTTGATGGCTTTCTGGTGGGAGCTGTAAGCAAATGCGTCCTGATCTTCACGGGACACATTGAACTCACGCGCCACGGCTTCTGCGGTCAATCCCATGCCCAGGTAGTATTCTGGTGTTGTACTGGCCACGGTGTAATTAGGTACCGTCTTCCAGCCGGCTACCGGCACGAGGCTCATACTCTCCGTCCCTCCTGCTATGATACAATGCGCCATGCCTGACTGGATCTTGGCCGTCGCAATAGCGATAGTTTCCAGTCCAGAGGCACAGTAACGGTTCACCGTCATACCTGGAACTTCTATTCCCAATGCACGTACAGATATCATACGGCCGATCTGCAGGCCCTGTTCTGCTTCGGGCACCGCATTGCCCACAATGAGGTCATCCACCCTTTTGGGGTCGAGCTGCGGTACGCTTTTCAATAATCCGGTAATTACATCCACGGCCAGGTCATCAGGCCGGTAAAAGCGGAAGCCGCCCCGCTTGGCCTTGCCCACGGCGGTTCTATATCCGGCAACTATATATGCTGTTTCCATTCCTTGTCTCCTTTTCCGGGTGTAAAAACCCGATTTTTTTCTTTTAAGTTAAAGAAGTTTTGCGAAATAGAAAACAAGGTGTTAGATTTGCAGCCCGCAACAGCGGAAAAGACTCCTTAGCTCAGCTGGTTAGAGCTACTGACTCTTAATCAGTAGGTCCAGGGTTCGAGTCCCTGAGGGGTCACCGGAAGCCCGGCTTCGAATAGAAGTCGGGTTTTTTATTTGTCCGAAGTGCTCGTTGGTTCTGCAACGAGCGCGAATAAAGGGGATTGAATTTTGTGGTTCGAGGTTGGTCATTTTCCTTGTTATAATAGATTCCCTCCGGAAATATCATCTTCTGCATTCTCTGCTTTTCCTGATAATTACTGTGGTCCCATGCAGAGCGGGTTCCATAACACGCTGAGTAGCGAATTCGATGTATTCTCTGAGGTTCTAGGGCGTTTAATGGGGAAGGTTGTAATGCCTCCAGCAATCAGTTACTGAGAAAATGATCACAGAACGTCATACTCCACATGAAGAGATCCTGAAAAGGCATGTTAAGCACCGAGACAAAAGTAAGAATATCCATGATATCAAATATGGTCTGTTGGCAAAATATGTTACCCAGCTATTTCCTGCGTCACTTGCAGGTATAATTATCCTAAACTGAAAATTCTTCCCGCGCATAAGAAATTTTACTTTGGAACCCTCTTCCCTTCTGAATCTAAGATTTTGTAAAGGTTATTGAATATTCGAAGACTATAGCTTCCATCATCAAGACGCAGGATGTAAGCAGTTCAGCTTCTGCGAATACCTGACTTCCGCTTTTTAATGAGGGTATATATTTCGTTAATAGGTTGACAGGCAAATAGGCACAAAACAAATATTCGTCCCAGCAGACTCACCCTGCGTAGTTTATGGTATGGTGCGCTTAGCGGGTACAGAGGCGTTTTTAAATGGTGCATGTTTCTGGCCAGAGGAATGTCCGTGAGGTTTGAAAGCGAAGCAGTGTATTTAGACATGTAACTTTAACATTACAAGACACCCACAAAGGGATACATTCGGAAAAACGACTTAGAGTACTCATAAAACCCGAATAATCGTGCTTTCAGGGGATTATGCCTCCCTGCGCCGTGATGCCTATCTCGTCCCCGACCACTCCAGTGAAAATGGTATGGTGTAAACTGTCCACATTTTTAATGATCGGTGTACTAATTTTCTTATAACGATTGTTTTTCTGACATCTAGATATATATTTGTAAGGGAACAAAATAAATTATTCGTATCTCACTTCAAATGCCCAGAAAGTTAACATTTCCCGAATTTAGAACAGCAGGATATAGGAATTTAAGTGTATGTAGAGAACTATTAAATAGCTTAAGGAGCTGCCCTGCTAGAAGTAGGGCACATATCCTTCATAAGATATTTTACCTGTCTGGATACGTGATCGAGTTTTCATTCAAATATATCCTGTTTTCTTCACTTAGGGTAAAAGAAACACAGAACTTATATGAATATGACGACGAAATTTTCCGAAAAAGTTGGCAACAACATAATTTCGACAGACTCCGCTTAGTATTGGACACGAAAAGAATCATCATCAGTACAGATGTTCCTTACATCGGAATCAAAGTTGAAAATAAAGAATTGGATGATTTAATAAAAGCTTGGGATGTGCAGATTAGGTATAGTTTGGGGCTTTCTCATCAACCCGTTGTATTGACCGAACCACTGATGGAAGAATTCGTGGGCCTTACCGAGCAAATTTTGAAACGCGTAACAAGCAAGTATTAAAATGATAGGAATACTACAATCCTTTGATAAAATTAGAGAGGCATTAGCCATTAAGAAAAAGACAGGTGCAATTGACAAGTTTCAGATCACCATGAACCACAGAAATGAAATTGCCGTGGTAGTGGTTGCAGAAGATGAACTGTTAAGAACCGATCTGATTGATGATGGTGATGTCTTGGAAAATGTAGTTTACACATTTCTTTCCAATGACGAGCTCCAGGAAGATTTCTTTTATAGTGAACTGTTTAATACTGGCGGCGACTGCATAATCGAATATGCGAATTCAAGAAGGAAATTAAATAATCTTCTCAGCCCTGGCACCGAACACAAGACATCCATACCCATTGTGACTTTTTATAGCTATAAAGGTGGAATGGGCAGATCAACAAATCTAGTTATATCATCCACATATTTGGCAAGGGCACATGGTCGTAAAATCATCATAATAGATTGCGATTTTGAGGCGCCAGGTTTTTCCAACTTTTTCCTCGAAGAAAATTCTTCACCAATCTATAGCAATGGTCTTATCGAATATTTCTTTGACAAAGAGAGCCAAGAGGAAATTAACCTTAATGATTATTCATGGGAGGTATCCAAACAATACTCGCAAAGTGGTGAAATCAGAATTATACCAGCCGGTAACACGGACCCGAAACGCAGGCTGGAGAATATTGAATTTCCGACCCATTTAACCCATTATCTGGAGGGCCTATCGAGACTGGATTTGTCTTCAACTGAATCTATCATTAAAAAGTTCAAGTCTCTTATTTCTGATATACAACAACAGTATCGCCCGGATGCTATTTTTATAGATAGCAGAACTGGATTTACCGACATTTTTGGAATTGCGGCACTGCAATTATCAACCCAAGTTGTCGGTTTTTTCAGTAGCAGTTCCCAGAATGACCCCGGTATATATCAATTTATACAATCTATTAGCAAACTTGCCAATAGTAGAACGGATGTTTATGCTCCGATTCTGGTAAATTCATTTTCAGATTTAGGCTATTTTAATGACTTTCGAAAAAAAATCGAGGAAATTATAGCTAGTATTGGAGACCCCCAAGACTCCTTCAGGTTGTCTCCATACTTTTACCACTTTAGATATGATGGACTGTTGTCTGAAATAGGAACCAAGCGCGAAAATAAGGATGAATGGCTAAGTCAAATAGATGAAAGACAATTATTAAAAGGATATATCGATGTTGCAGACAAGATTAATGAATCAATAGGGCAAATTACTGAACGGATTGTGGATGAACAAGAAGAGATTAATGAGCCAGTTGTAGAAGTTGAAGTAAGCCCTGATAAAGAATCATCTAAAACAGATCAGGAACAGATTTTAGGAAATATCTATCGAAAATGGCCTGATCTCTATGCAGATAGCGAAGGGCTTGATTATCAAACCGAATTTGAACAAGGGCGCGTCTTTTACCGTGAGTCAATGATGGATCTGTTCAATTTCACTAAATTTATCGTATTGGGCAATAAGGGAACCGGCAAGTCCTACATGTTCCAAGCACTTAAAAATGAGGACATAACAAATGAGTTAAAGCGAAGGGCGCAAAAAACAACTGTCAAGATAGAATTCCTTCATTTGGTCGATAAGAAAATGAATTATTTTATCGGAACCAGTGGACTTGAAACTTTTAAAAGAGACATCGACGAGATCGGAGACTTCTTCAATAAATTTTGGAAAGTTTATACTTGGCGAAGCATCATTGATAAGTTGAATGGTGTGATCACATTTGAATCCTCGATACCTCATTTCTTTTCAATCAAAAATAATGACACGGATAACCTTAAAAGTCTAATACGATTTATTAAAGATGTTGAAAATATTATCGCTGTCGAAAAGGAATTGGCTCTGCTTGATAAAGAGTTAAACTCCCATCAAACAGATATAGTTGCTATCTACGATAATCTGGACCTTATGGTTGAACCTTCCAAATGGAAGGATGAAATGGCGTCATTGATCAGTTTTTGGCAGTTTTCAAGCTATAAAAGGATACATAGTAAATTGTTTTTGCGCTCGGATCTATTTAAAACCATTAGAGGGATCAATAATGTACAATCCTTAAAAAATAATATAATCTCGATCGAGTGGCAAAAAGAAGAGATTTTTAATTACTTCTTTAATCTTGTAAAACGATACGCCAAAGAAAGTTTCATTAATGTTGTCAGAAAATTTGATTTCAAAAGGGTTTCAACGGA from Chitinophaga filiformis carries:
- a CDS encoding DUF1800 family protein, coding for MDRRQFLTLPAQRQQTAVKAKTTGFRTDSGITAYTGEFGTAQAVHLLKRTMFGSTIEDVAWAKGLGMDAAVDALIDTITPVTTQPVNTYGEDETGIAPGATWVNSAPPPEEGDLDRKRWSSYKAWWLKVMIDQSRSIQEKMVLFWHNHFATEMDMVNDARYIYKHNVMLRNNATGNFKALTKAVTLDPAMLKYLNGYLNGKESPDENYGRELHELFTVGKGPDSAYTEEDVRTTATVLTGYRINPVTIESYFDSTQHVITNKEFSSFYNNAKITGKTGAEGASELDDLLNIIFAQQEVSKFICRKLYRFFVYYLIDDAVEQNVIAPLAEIFRTNKFELKPVLKALFKSEHFFDPLNMSALIKSPMEFAVGLVREFGIEFPADYMAAHESLDAIRRHCASMLQDIGDPPQVAGWEAYHLAPQYHEIWINTDTLPKRNMMTDSIISSGGFGGVKIDVLAFTEKFSDPSNPVALIQDALDLLYRIELSDASKARIKNIILLSGQNPDSDYYWTDAWNTWKSNPTSANRNIVESRLQTLYKYLMNLSEYQLA
- a CDS encoding acetyl-CoA C-acyltransferase, which translates into the protein METAYIVAGYRTAVGKAKRGGFRFYRPDDLAVDVITGLLKSVPQLDPKRVDDLIVGNAVPEAEQGLQIGRMISVRALGIEVPGMTVNRYCASGLETIAIATAKIQSGMAHCIIAGGTESMSLVPVAGWKTVPNYTVASTTPEYYLGMGLTAEAVAREFNVSREDQDAFAYSSHQKAIKAIQNGYFKEGILPIAVNEVYVDEKGRKQTRTYTVDTDEGPRADTSPEALAKLKPVFAAGGSVTAGNSSQTSDGAAFVIVMSETMVKELNLQPIGRLVACSSAGVHPRIMGIGPVAAIPKALKQAGKSLNDIDLVELNEAFASQSVAVIRELGMDPDLVNINGGAIALGHPLGCTGAKLTVQILSDLKRLDKKYGVVTACVGGGQGIAGVIERL
- a CDS encoding KGGVGR-motif variant AAA ATPase yields the protein MIGILQSFDKIREALAIKKKTGAIDKFQITMNHRNEIAVVVVAEDELLRTDLIDDGDVLENVVYTFLSNDELQEDFFYSELFNTGGDCIIEYANSRRKLNNLLSPGTEHKTSIPIVTFYSYKGGMGRSTNLVISSTYLARAHGRKIIIIDCDFEAPGFSNFFLEENSSPIYSNGLIEYFFDKESQEEINLNDYSWEVSKQYSQSGEIRIIPAGNTDPKRRLENIEFPTHLTHYLEGLSRLDLSSTESIIKKFKSLISDIQQQYRPDAIFIDSRTGFTDIFGIAALQLSTQVVGFFSSSSQNDPGIYQFIQSISKLANSRTDVYAPILVNSFSDLGYFNDFRKKIEEIIASIGDPQDSFRLSPYFYHFRYDGLLSEIGTKRENKDEWLSQIDERQLLKGYIDVADKINESIGQITERIVDEQEEINEPVVEVEVSPDKESSKTDQEQILGNIYRKWPDLYADSEGLDYQTEFEQGRVFYRESMMDLFNFTKFIVLGNKGTGKSYMFQALKNEDITNELKRRAQKTTVKIEFLHLVDKKMNYFIGTSGLETFKRDIDEIGDFFNKFWKVYTWRSIIDKLNGVITFESSIPHFFSIKNNDTDNLKSLIRFIKDVENIIAVEKELALLDKELNSHQTDIVAIYDNLDLMVEPSKWKDEMASLISFWQFSSYKRIHSKLFLRSDLFKTIRGINNVQSLKNNIISIEWQKEEIFNYFFNLVKRYAKESFINVVRKFDFKRVSTDALEWITEFEKKFDNVKQTQFEEAILRKLCWVFFGQYPDRKAFGESYDWLYKNIMNADETISVRPFLDLLRLSIELFQSDYNKDSSVILPSKYYTAKSVRRDAVTRHFQDLVTEKGNESLQHIFDYIDNNEDYQFYQLTRVELYELLGKVIKKHELTESVEDLEKILDINGILRRHSNSSYNFAFLYKYRLGLKNRERKRLKNY